The Agrobacterium larrymoorei sequence GGAAAAAGAACCCGTGAACAACCCTTTTGGCGATATTCCGAAAGAGCTGCCGGAACCCTTCACTCAGCTTGCGGTTCTCACCCAAAGTTCAACTCTCCGTCAATTGATCGGCTTTTGCCCGATTGAGGCGCTTATCCCTTTGAAATGCCGAGGTTTCGCATTGGACGCCTTCATACGGATACGATATGTCTGACCCCATGTTCAAGCTCGTCCATATTTCCGACGTTCACCTCGGCCCACTGCCCAAGCTCACCTTTCGCGAATTGGCGTCAAAGCGGATCACCGGCTTTGTGAACTGGCGGCTTAATCGCCGCAAGCATCTTTTCACCGATACGCTGGAGCGGTTGGTGGACGATATGGAAACCAAGGCGCCGGATCACATTGCAATCACCGGTGACCTCGTCAATCTGGCAACCGGCATCGAGATCCGCGCCGCCGCCGATTGGCTGGAAGAAGTAGGCGATCCGCTGAAAGTCTCCGTCGTTCCCGGCAACCACGACGCCTATGTGCCTGGCGCGCACGACAAGGCCATGGCGGCTTGGTACCCTTATGTGCGCGGCGATGGCGATGCGGAAGGCTGGAACGAAGACCGCAAGATTTTCCCTTATATGCGCGTGCGCGGCCCCGTGGCGCTGATCGGTTGCTCAACTTCGATCGCCACCCCGCCCTTTTCCGCCACCGGCTACTTCGGTCGCCGCCAGGCGCGTGCGACTGCGGATCTGCTGAAGCAGGCCGGAGAGCAAGGCCTGTTCCGCGTGGTGATGATCCATCACCCGCCTGTGCGCGGTGCTGCCGCCACCCATAAACGCATGATCGGCATCCGCCGTTTTGCCGCAGCCCTTGGTACGGGTGGCGCCGAACTCGTGCTCCACGGCCACACGCACCTCAACACCGTCTACTGGCTGAATACCCATCGCGGCCAGGATCATATCCCTGTCGTCGGTATCGCCTCGGCAAGCCAGGGACCGGGCGGCGAAAAACCCCGCGCCGGCTACAACCTCTTCAATATTTCAGGCGGACCCGGAACCTGGGACGTGACTTGCGAGCGCTTCAGCCTCAACGAAAAGGCAACCGGGATAGAGCTCGAGGACATCCGCGTCTTCTACCACAACGGCCGCCCGCTTGGGTTCAGCAACCCGGTGGAACAGGCGCCGGAGGAGTAACCGCTATTTTAGAGAAGAGTCTATCGTGATCAAAGACTTGATCACGCTGGATCCCTGTGACGAGCACAGGGATGAGGGAGGGTATGTAAACCGTCCTGCCACTCAAATACCCTCGTGGTCTCGGTTAAACTGCCTCCAGGCGCATGCATCTTGCTTCCTCATGTTTCTCTAGGCACAGTGAGACAATGAAAGGTTATGTCTACATCCTTGCCTCTAAGCGGAACGGTACACTTTACACCGGTGTCACGAAGAACTTGCCCAACAGGCTTTTTGAACATCAAAACGAGCTAACGCCGGGTTTCACATCCAGGTACAACGTCAAAACTCTGGTCTGGTTTGAAGAGTACGATCTGCTGACGACGGCAATTACGCGTGAAAAGACGATCAAGAAATGGCCGCGTCAATGGAAGTTGAACCTCATAGAGGCGGAGAACCCCGATTGGCAGGACATCTCCCACTACCTGCACGGTTTATGATCTCTCTGAGCGCTCCCAATTCTCCCCTCATCCCTGTGCTCGTCACAGGGATCCAGCCGTTGCGCGTCTGCGCGACGAAGAGATCGTCAGCCCGAAACTCGGGCTGACCAGTTCCACCGGGTTTTACTTCGCCCGCTCTTCCAGCACGCGGTTAGCAGCCGAAACAATCGCCTCCAGCGAAGCCGCAACGATGTTGGTGTTGATACCCGCGCCGAAGAGCTTGCCTCCCGGGTGCTCCATCTCGACATAGGCGATGGCCGATGCGTTGGAGCCGTGCTGCAGCGAGTGCTCGGAATAGTCGTTTACCGAGAGCTCAATGCCGAGATAGGTCGACAGCGCATTGATGAAGCCGTCGATCGGACCGGTACCCTTACCCTCAATCCGCTTTACCTCGCCCTTGTCCATGATCTCGGCCGCAACGACGCGCACGCCCTTGAAGTCGCCGGCCGGATAGGTGTGGTGATCGACGAACTTCAAACGCGCATTGGACTGTGTCACGTAGCGTTCCATGAAGCGCTCATAGATGCGCTTGGCGGGCAGTTCCACGCCCTCCTCATCGGTGATGCGCTGAATGTCCTCGCGGAACTCCACCTGCAGATTGCGCGGCAGGTTCAGCCCGTAATCTTCCTGCAGAATGTAGGCGATGCCGCCCTTGCCGGACTGCGAGTTGATACGAATGATCGCTTCGTAAGAACGGCCGACATCCTTCGGGTCGATCGGCAGATACGGCACTTCCCAGACCGGGTGATTGGCAACCTTGATGGCCTTCATGCCCTTGTTGATCGCATCCTGATGCGAGCCGGAGAAGGCAGTGTAAACCAGTTCACCGACGTAAGGATGACGCTCGGGGATCGCCATTTCGTTGGAATATTCATAGACGGCCTTGATGCGCTCGATATCGGTGCAATCCAGTTCAGGGTCCACGCCCTGGGTATACATGTTCAGCGCCAGCGTCACCACATCCACATTGCCGGTGCGCTCGCCATTGCCGAACAGCGTGCCTTCGACACGGTCCGCACCCGCCATCAGGCCGAGTTCGGTCGCAGCAATCCCAGTGCCGCGGTCGTTATGCGGATGCAGCGAGATGATGACATTTTCGCGATTGTCGATATTGCGGCACATCCATTCGATCTGGTCGGCATAGATGTTCGGCGTAGCCATCTCGACGGTGGATGGCAGGTTGAGGATCAGCTTGTTGTCTGCGGTTGGCTTCACCACGTCGATGACGGCGTTACAGATGTCCAACGCCACTTCCAGCTCCGTGCCGGTAAAGCTCTCCGGCGAATATTCGAAGCGATAACCGCCGCCGGCCTTTGCCGCCATGTCGGTGATCATCTTCGCCGCATCGACGGCAATCTGCTTAATGCCGTGCACATCCTTGCCGAAGACCACACGGCGCTGCAATTCGCTGGTGGAGTTGTAGAAATGGATGATTGGGTTCTTAGCCCCCTCCAACGCCTCGAAGGTGCGGGTGATCAGTTCCGGGCGGCATTGCACCAGCACCTGCAGCGATACGTCATCCGGCACACTCCCCTCTTCCACGCACCAGCGGGCAAAGTCGAAATCCGTTTGCGAGGCGGAAGGAAAGCCGATTTCGATTTCCTTGAAACCCATATCCAACAGCAGCTTGAACATGCGCGCCTTGCGATCATGACCCATCGGGTTGATCAGCGACTGGTTGCCGTCACGCAGATCCACCGAACACCAGATCGGCGCCTTGTCGATCCTCTTGCCCGGCCATGTGCGGTCTGGAATGTTGATGGCGGGATAGGGGCGATATTTCACGCCTGCTTCCGGCATGCCCTTGGAAATGTTGTTTGTCTTCGCGTCCATCGTCTTGCTCCTTGAGCATCCAAGCGCTTCATAAGCCGCTATCGGATGCTGCGCCCTTGGTCGGGCCTAAATCCAGAATGAAATGAGATTTCGAGTTGAGGAGCGTTGGCACCAGCGGGCTTTCGGCCGCCGGGCGCTCCTCACTGGACCCGGCAACCGCGTGTAAGGTCGAGGCTAAGAAGCGAGAGTGCACCGCACGGCGAAGCCTTCGCAGAAATCTGCGCGCTCATGCCGGAAAAGGTCTTGGTGCAACTGGTCATGGTTTTTCTATAAACAGCGGTTTTTGATCTGACAAGTAATCTTCGACACGACAATCGATCTATTTTGCCGCCTGATCGTCTTCAAGTTCCTCAGAAATCCACTGCGCCAACAGGGACTGGCGTGTAGTGCCAAGCCTCTCCGCCTCCGCATCGATCCTCTTCAGCAACCATTTTGGTAGATCGACCTCGACATGTTCGATTTCCACACCGGGACGCTTCGCTTGCGACCAGTCAATACAGTCGCTCACATCCTCCCCGTCATCAAACCGTCGGTCAAACTCTTTAACACTCATCGTTTTCATGAAGCCTTCCGCACAGCAATGACCGCTCGCTGAAGCGCTAACATCAGTCCTCCGCCGAGCAGTCCCCAGAATGCGCCGGAAATTCCCCCGAAGGAAAGCCCGGATGCCGTAACGAGGAATGTGATCGCCGCCGCCTCCCGGGTTTCCGGCTCCTTGAAGGCCGCAACCGCTGAGCCCGAAAAGGCACCGACGAGTGCCAGGCCCGCTACCGCTTGAATGAGAATGGGCGGCGCCAATGCGACGAAGGCCGTCACGACACCGGCAAGCAGGCCAAAGATGATGTAGCCCACACCGCCGATGATCGCCGCCCAGTAGCGGCGCTTTGGATCGGGATGGGCATCCTCGCCAGCGCACATGGCGGCGGTGATGGCAGCGAGATTGACCGCATGGCCGCCAAAGGGCGCGGAGAGAAGCGAGAAGAAGCCGGTCGTTGCAAAAAGCGGCCCAGGCTGCGGATCGTAATGGTTGACCTTCAGCACTGCGATGCCGGGAATGTTTTGCGAGGCCATGGTAACGATGAAGAGCGGCAGCGCGATAGAGACGACCGCATGCAGGCTGAACGTCGGTGTCACCCATTCCATCGGCGGTGCCAGAGATTGCGCCAGCGCGTCAAACGCTCCAGAGGGAATCTCAACGCCAAAGATCATCACCAGAACGAAAGCGGCAAGCGCTGCTGGCACGGCAAACAGCCGCTTGAAGGCCCCGACGACGATCCAGGCCAGAATGATCGGCAAGCCGAGCGCCGGATTGAACCCGATGGCTTTGATCGGCGCAAAGCAGAGCCCGATGATGACGCCGGAGAGCATGGCATTGGCAAGCGGCGCTGGAATGGACGCCACTGCACGGCCGAGCGGGCGGAACAGCCCGGCGATGATGATGAAGGACGCGCAGATGATGAAGGCGCCCACAGCAGCCGGAAACCCGCCCTCGATCACGCCCGTCGTCGCCAGCAGTGCTGCTCCGGGCGTGGACCACGCGATGCTGACCGGCAGTCTCGTCGTCACCGACAGCACGATGGCGCAAAGCCCCATCGAAACCGACAGCGCCATCAAGCCGGACGCCGCCTCGAAATCCGTCGCTCCGACCGCCTTCAACCCTTGCAGCACCACGGCAAAGGAACTGGCAAAGCCGACGAAAGCCGTGAGGCAGCCCATGAAAAGGGCCTGAAGGGAGAAATCTTTGAACATGGTCTACTCTGATAATGGATCGAGTAGAGGCTGACCAAAAAACACAGAGTCGTGCAAGGCCATTACAGCCACTCCGGGTGCCGACCTGCTCTTTCGCTTGCCTTGCAGGCCTCGCGTCGCGTGAGGTTGCGGTGGGAGATGGCCGTGCTTCAGACCCAAGGCAAAAAGCCCGTGCCAGCTTTCACCGGCACGGGCTTTGAATTGAGGTCGAAACGTCTCGCAGTCTGTTCAAGAATTGTCGTTAGTGAGACGAAAATCGTGATTTCGAGAACTGGAGCGCAGCGTACTTAAGGTACGTGAGCACCGGAAGCGCAGAAATTGCCATTTGCAGTCCACCAACGGCGATTATCGGATAGACTGTCAGACTTCCGACTGGTGCTCGACGATCTTGCCGACGAGACCGTAGGCCACGGCATCGTCTGCGCCGAGCCAGTAATCGCGATCGATGTCCTTGGCGATCTTTTCTTCCGTCTGGCCGGTGGCCTTGGAGAAGATCTTGATCAGGCGCTGGTTCATCTTGATGATTTCACGCGCCTGGATTTCGATATCGGACGCCATGCCGCGCGTGCCACCGGAGGGTTGGTGCAGCAGGAAGCGGGTGTTGGGCAGGCAAAGACGACGTTCCTTTGGCACCGAGACGTAGATCAGTGCGCCAGCAGATGCGACCCAGCCCGTACCGATGATATAGACCTTCGGCTTGATGAACTTGATCATGTCGTGGATGCTGTCGCCGGACTCGACGTGGCCGCCTGGCGAATTGACATAGACGCGGATGTCGTCGTCGCTCGCAGCAGCAAGGGCGACAAGCTGCGTGCAGACTTTCTGCGCCAGTTCCTGGGTAATACCGCCATAAATGAAGATCGAACGCGACTTGAAAAGATTCGCTTCCGTTTCCTTACCGATCGGCAGTTCCTTGCTCTTGTCGTCTTCTTCTTCGTTCATACAGACGGTCTCCAACATAATTCATTGCCTATCGGACATAGTGTGATTTGTGTCGTAAAACAATGAGCGAAAAAGACAAGGCGCGGAACTGCTTAATAAAAGCGGTCTATCTACCGGCCACCGGTAAATGCCGCATGGACAGGCTCTTCCGAATTGACATATCGTTATGGTCGAACGGTGCGCCGTCATCCCAAGGACGACAGGCACCGGACCAGACATTCGAAGAGGGAACGATGTTCAAAAGACTTATTCTTGCCGGTGCCAGCCTTGGCGCCACCGCCCTGCCCGCTTTCGCCCATCTCAACCCGGAAGAGCACGGCTCCTTCATGGCAGGCGTCTCGCACCCGCTCTTTGGTGCCGACCATATCCTTGCCATGGTGGCAGTTGGTCTTTGGGCATCGCAGATCGCCACCGCCGAAGGTCGTAGAAACGCATTGTGGGCCGTCCCGGCGGCCTTTGTCGGCACCATGGCAGTCGGCTTCTTCATGGCCGTCTATGGTGTTCACCTGCCCTTCGTCGAACCTGCGATCCTCGCTTCCGTCATCGGCCTTGGCCTTCTGGTCGCGGTCGCTGCCAGGCTGCCGACTGTTGCGGCAGCCGCCATTGTCGGCGTCTTTGCCCTCTTCCACGGTCACGCCCATGGTGGCGAGCTTGGAGCCGCGGGAGCGCTACAGTTCGGTATCGGCTTCATGATCGCCACAGCCCTTCTGCATCTCGCCGGTGTGGCGCTCGGCCTTGGCGTCTCGCGCTTCGGCTCTATTGCCGCGCGGATTGCTGGCGCCCTGACGGCGCTTGCCGGTCTCTCCCTCGCCTTCGGCGGATGAGGTATCGGATTACAGAAATGTAAGAAATCGGGGCTTTGAAAAACCCGATTTGAACTCTACCTCCTTGGTATGCGTTTCTCGACGTGCCAAGGAGGCAAGAGATGTCACCAGAAGAAACCCAACTGCTCAAGGGCCTGTTCGACAGAATCAGGACCGCATCGTCCACCCCGCGTGACCCGGAAGCTGAAGCGCTGATCGATCAGTCGGTTCGCGACCAGCCGCACGCACCCTATTATCTTGCACAGGCTGTCATTGTGCAGGAGAAGGGCTTGGAGGCAGCCGCCGCCCACATCAAGCAGCTCGAAGAGCGGATTCACCAGCTTGAAACCGGCGCTGGCGACCAGCAGCGCGGAACCCAGGGCGGCTTTCTCAGCTCCATTTTCGGCACCAGCCAGCCGCAGGCGCCCGCTCCTGCCCCCACACCCCAGCCACCACAGCCGCAGTCGGTCTATCGCAACGACATGTCCGGCCAGACGGCTGGACCGTGGGGCAGAAGTCCAGATGTACAGCAGCCGAGCGGTCCATGGAGCCAGCAGGCCTCCGGCTTCGGTCGCTCCGGCGGTGGCGGCGGCTTCCTTCAGGGTGCACTCGGAACCGCAGCCGGCGTTGCCGGTGGCATGCTGCTTGCCAATTCGCTGAGCGGCATCTTCTCCAACCACATGGCGTCATCCGGCTGGGGTTCGCCCTTCTCCGGCGGCAACGCGCTTGGTAATGCGCCGGTGGAGGAAACCGTCATCAACAACTATTACGGCGACGACCCGCAGCAGGCCAACGCCGACAATGGCAACGACGTGCAGCAGGCCGATTATACGCCCGATGACAATGATACGGGCTATGACGATAGCAGCAACGACATGGACTTTGACTCAGGCGACGACAGCTCTTTCGTGTGAGCCTTCGCGAGACTTCACGGTCCGTTCAAGAGTTTTCGTGGGTCTGCCGAAAATGGTGATTTCGAGAACCGGTGCTCACACACTTAAGGACGTGCGCACCGGAAGCGCAGAAATTGTCATTTGCAGACGACCAACAGAGATTCTGGGATAGGCTTTCAGCCGCGACCCCGATAGGTCGCCACGCCTTGATCCGGCAGCCAGACGCCTTCGGGCGCTGGCCCGGTCTGCCAGAAGACATCGATCGGGATACCACCGCGCGGATACCAATAGGCACCGATGCGTAGCCATTTGGGTGCCAGCAGATCGACAAGGCGCTTGGCAATATAGATCGAGCAATCCTCGTGGAAAGCGCCGTGGTTGCGGAAGGAATGCAGGAAGAGCTTCAGTGACTTCGATTCCACCAGAAAATCACCGGGAATGTAATCGATGACGATATGGGCGAAATCCGGCTGTCCGGTCATCGGGCAGAGCGAGGTGAATTCCGGCGCGGTGAAACGCACCACATAATCGGTTCCGGCATTGCCATTCGGCACGCGCTCCAGAACGGCACTTTCTGGATTTTCAGGGGCTGCGACCTGCGCGCCCAACTGAGACAGGCCGGATACATCCGTGACTGACATGGCTTAAACTCCTGGTTCTCAAACATTGACCCTGACGCCATGCGCCTGTTCGCTTTCAGGCTCCACATGGATGGCAAGTGTGGCGCCGGGTATCACGCCTCGTATGGCATCTTCAAGGCGGTCGCAAATCTCATGCGCCGCACCCACCGACATGCTGGCGGGCACGACCACGTGGAAATCGATGAAGGCTGCAGCCCCTGCCCGGCGCGTCTTCAAGTCATGCACGTTGAGAACGCCAGCGGAATGCTCTGCAATGGCCTTCTTGATTGCCTCGTCCTCCTCCGGCTCCACCGCCTTATCCATCAATCCGCTCAGCGAGTGTAGAATGACCTTTGAGCCCTGGATGAGAATATTGATGGCAACCAGAATGGCGAGCAGCGGATCGAGGATCGCGTAGCCGGTGACGATCGCCAGCACGAGGCCGATCAGAACGCCGATCGAGGTGACGACATCCGACATGATGTGATGACCATCGGCCGTGAGCGCAGGTGACGCGTGCTTGCGCCCCACGCGAATAAGAAGGGTTGCCCAGACGGCATTCAGCCCGCCGGCAAAGGCATTGATCGCCAGACCCAGCACCGGTGCTTCCGGCAGGCGGGGCTCGAACAAGCCGCCCCAGGCCTCCTTGACGATCAACAGAGCGGCGACGACGATCAGGACGCCCTCGACCACGGCAGATATATATTCTGCCTTGTGGTGGCCGAACTGGTGGTCATCATCGGCGGGCTTCTGCGCATAGCGGATGACGAAATAAGCAATGAAGGCCGCCACAACATTGACGGTCGATTCCAACCCGTCGGAAAGCAGCGCAACCGAGCCGGTCACCCACCATGCCGACAGTTTCAGTCCGAGGACGAGAAACGAAAACGGGATGCCCCAGAAAGCTAGCTTTCGGACGAGAGCGTTACCTTCAGCATTCATGACGAAACCCCGTGCAGATGCAAACGAATTGCAGAAATGGACCTTAAAACGCACGAACCGCCCGCACGAGGGTTCGTGCGGGCGGTTCGCTGTTGACCCGTTCTATGATTTAATCTTGCCGGAGGGTCAAGCGCTTTTCGCCTCTTGCCGCTCGCAGAAGCGAATGCGGTTGCCGAAAGGATCGGTCACCTCCATCTGCTTGCCCCAAGGCAGCGTCTCGACGCCCGGCTTCATATAGGTGTAGTCCTTCGCCGCCAGTTCCCGCTGATAGGCCTGCACGCCGACGGTTTCGACAAAGACAGTCGAGCCAGGCGTCGCATCGCCATGATGTCCGCTCAGATGAAGGACGAGGCCTGCACGCGAGATTTGCATGTAGAGCGGAAAGTTCTCACCGAAGCGATGCTCCCAATCCATTGAGAAGCCGAGGAAGTCGACATAGAACTCGCGGGCCTTGGCTTCATCGAATATGCGAAGGATCGGGCAGGCTCTGCCGAAGGATGGTGTATTGATATTGCCCGGCATCTAGAATTCACTTTTTGAGAAACTGAAGAGTGCATCAGGCTCTCTGCCGACACCGCGTCACTTGGACAGGATCATTTCGGCGAGACCCCGTAGGTCTGATAGGCGCTTGCCATCCGATCTTGCTCCGTTCGGTCAGGAAACAGCCGATAACTGGGAGCCAGGATGCGAGACACTTTTTCGACCTGAATAGAGATCAGGTTGCGGATGGGAAAATCCTCACCCGCCATTTTCAGGACCTCGGCGCCGACGGCAGGATAATCGGGATGATCGGAGGCGATGATGAAGGCCTGTCCCTTTACCTTGAAGCCGCGCTGGCGAAAGACATCAATGAAACTAACGCATACCGCGGGATGGGAGCGGATATTTCGAACCGTGTTACTGGACGCAATATCCGCGACGATAATCCGATCATCCCCGTAAGAGGAGAAGATTTCCTTGGGCGTAACATTGGGCGTACCCTCTGCATCGATGGTTGCCAGCCAGCACAAGACCGAATTTGCGATATCGGTCCTCATGGCATCGTTGATCTTCAAATGTTGCCGCGTTCCATCCATGACAGGACGCCCTCTTCAGACAAGGTGGAAATGCTTTCCAAATACGATTTCGTTCAATCGATTTCGCTAAACTTTGCTCAACAGCAGTTTGATACCCGCAAAGCCGAAAAAGAGCGCGAGCGTTGTCTCGATGGAGCGCTTGGCCTTCTGATAAATCCGGATGGCAGGAGCAGTGGAGAACAGCAAGGCATAGCCGCAGAAGACCACCAGACCAAGCAATGCGCAGCCTCCGACGATTGCGGCGAGCGTAGCCGGACCGGCACCGGGTTTCAGGCCAAGAGACATGACGGCCAGCCATCCGAGAACCGCCTTCGGGTTGGTGAGATGCAACAAAAGGCCACGGCGGTAGAGCTTTCCATAGTCCGCTTTACCGCCCGCATCGGCATTCATCCCCGCTTGCGGCGCGTTGATGAAAGCGGAGCGTGCAGACTTGTACGCCAAATACAGCAAATAGATCCCACCCGCGATCTTGATGACGAACAGTGCATTGGCAAAGGAAGCCAGCACGGCAGAAAGGCCGGTGGCCGCAATGGCAGCCCAGGTGAGAGAGCCGCTCATGACTCCGAGGGCCAGGACGACAGCCGGTGCCCTGCCTTGGCTCATGGCGACGCCCATGATCGTCATGTTGCTCGGCCCGGGGCTTGCCGTCGCGATGATATAGGCAGCGTAGACGATCAGAAGTTGGTGGAGGTCGAGCATGGACTTGGCTTTCTGCGCGCGAAGATTTGAGAGCGTATGTCACCCCAGCGGTGGGGTTGTGTCAATTCGGGGTGGGGCGAAGCGTTGGATGTTATGGATGCGGCTGCACCCCCCTCTGCCCTGCCGGGCATCTCCCCCTCAAGGGGGAGATCGGCCGGAGGCGGGCTCCCAACTTAATGCTCTAGCGCTGAGACGGGCAAAAATCTCGCCGCGATTCGATCTCCCCCCTTGAGGGGGAGATGTCCGGCAGGACAGAGGGGGGTGTAGCAACAGTACTAACCGGCTCGACCGTCGCTCACCACAACCCGTCGACCCGACGCGCCCCACCTGAGAGCACAGCCGCATCATTATGCAAGCGCAAAGACCTCGTTAAAAGCCAAGGCAAAGGCGTCCACCACCCTGTGCCGATCCCCGCCTGCCGAAGTGCCGCAGCCGTCCAGGTGTTACAGCCCACCAGCACGTTAAAAGCGCCTTCCGCCTCGAAAAACGCATCGTCCCTGCCATAAGACTGGCCGATGAGCGGAACCTCCCTACCCTCCGGTCGCGAAAAGCTCGCAACAATAAAATCGAGCATTCTCGCATATCCAGCGGCGGACAGATCGACCGCCATGACGCTCGGATCGAACAGCGGAATATCGCCGGCAAGCGCCACATGCATCACCGACCGATCGACGGTGAAACTCTTCAACACAGGCATGGGTTTAAGATCGGCCCATGTCGGTGTCTGCGTGTAGAACGCCAGGCCGCCCCAGCCGAAGACGATATAGCGAAGACCGGGGTGATCGATCTCCAGGCTGCCGTCGCGCAGAAAGGCAAATCGCGTCAGCAAGTCCGCATCAACCGGTACGGCGATATCGGTGTGGATCGGATTGCTGAGCACCAGGATGCGACGGGATGCGTCCGCAGGTGAAGCGGTGTCAGAGTGGGTGGGGTGCCTTGGCACGGCAACACCAAGCGCGAGGCCCGTAACGGCGAGAGCAAACACAATAAATATATATTTGAGTATGTTCACCAACGCTCACGCGATCAGGAGAAATGGCGGCGCCCAAAGTCCCCGCCAGGAACAAAGGCGCCGCCATGGATGAGTGTCATGCCGCCTTGGTTCTCGCCTTGCGCACCAGATGCGTCACCACGTTCTCGATCATCCGCATGCCGGCATCGCCACCGAGCGTCATGATCGATTCCGGGTGGAACTGCACTGCGGCCACCGGCTCCTTCATGTGCTCGATGCCCATGATCGTGCCGTCTTCGCTTTCCGCCGTGATCATGAAATCGCGGTGAAGCGTGGCAGGATCGGCAAAGATCGAGTGGTAGCGACCAACGGTCACTTCCTTGCCGAGACCGGAGAACACCAGGCCTGGCTCCAGAACACGGATGCGCGAGGGCTTGCCGTGCATCGGGATCGCCAGTTGGCGAAGCTCGCCGCCATAGGCTTCGGCGAGCGCCTGAAGCCCGAGGCAGACGCCGAAGATCGGCAGTTCGCGCGAACGGGCAGCCTTGATCGTCGCCTTGCAATCGAAATCACTCGGATTGCCTGGTCCGGGAGAAAGGACCACGAGATCCGGCTGGAAGCGGTCGAAGATTTCTGCCGGAACGGGGGTGCGCACGGTCGAAACCGTCGCACCCGTCTGGCGGAAGTAATTCGCCAGCGTGTGAACGAAGCTGTCTTCGTGATCCACCAGCAGGATCTTCACGCCGGTTCCGACCTTGGCCGCATCGCGCTTGCCGACGGTGGAGTTCTGCGCTTTCGCATCGCGAATGGCTGCAATCATGGCCGATGCCTTAAGTTCGGTTTCCG is a genomic window containing:
- a CDS encoding cation diffusion facilitator family transporter, yielding MNAEGNALVRKLAFWGIPFSFLVLGLKLSAWWVTGSVALLSDGLESTVNVVAAFIAYFVIRYAQKPADDDHQFGHHKAEYISAVVEGVLIVVAALLIVKEAWGGLFEPRLPEAPVLGLAINAFAGGLNAVWATLLIRVGRKHASPALTADGHHIMSDVVTSIGVLIGLVLAIVTGYAILDPLLAILVAINILIQGSKVILHSLSGLMDKAVEPEEDEAIKKAIAEHSAGVLNVHDLKTRRAGAAAFIDFHVVVPASMSVGAAHEICDRLEDAIRGVIPGATLAIHVEPESEQAHGVRVNV
- a CDS encoding glyoxalase superfamily protein, with translation MPGNINTPSFGRACPILRIFDEAKAREFYVDFLGFSMDWEHRFGENFPLYMQISRAGLVLHLSGHHGDATPGSTVFVETVGVQAYQRELAAKDYTYMKPGVETLPWGKQMEVTDPFGNRIRFCERQEAKSA
- a CDS encoding pyridoxamine 5'-phosphate oxidase family protein, yielding MDGTRQHLKINDAMRTDIANSVLCWLATIDAEGTPNVTPKEIFSSYGDDRIIVADIASSNTVRNIRSHPAVCVSFIDVFRQRGFKVKGQAFIIASDHPDYPAVGAEVLKMAGEDFPIRNLISIQVEKVSRILAPSYRLFPDRTEQDRMASAYQTYGVSPK
- a CDS encoding LysE family translocator, producing MLDLHQLLIVYAAYIIATASPGPSNMTIMGVAMSQGRAPAVVLALGVMSGSLTWAAIAATGLSAVLASFANALFVIKIAGGIYLLYLAYKSARSAFINAPQAGMNADAGGKADYGKLYRRGLLLHLTNPKAVLGWLAVMSLGLKPGAGPATLAAIVGGCALLGLVVFCGYALLFSTAPAIRIYQKAKRSIETTLALFFGFAGIKLLLSKV
- a CDS encoding TIGR02117 family protein; this translates as MNILKYIFIVFALAVTGLALGVAVPRHPTHSDTASPADASRRILVLSNPIHTDIAVPVDADLLTRFAFLRDGSLEIDHPGLRYIVFGWGGLAFYTQTPTWADLKPMPVLKSFTVDRSVMHVALAGDIPLFDPSVMAVDLSAAGYARMLDFIVASFSRPEGREVPLIGQSYGRDDAFFEAEGAFNVLVGCNTWTAAALRQAGIGTGWWTPLPWLLTRSLRLHNDAAVLSGGARRVDGLW